In Piliocolobus tephrosceles isolate RC106 chromosome 10, ASM277652v3, whole genome shotgun sequence, a single window of DNA contains:
- the DCP1B gene encoding mRNA-decapping enzyme 1B isoform X4 yields MNRLSMENRTEPITKDLDFQLQDPFLLYRNARLSIYGIWFYDKEECQRIAELMKNLTQYEQLKAHQGTGAGISPMILNSGEGKEVDILRMLLKAKDEYTKCKTCSEPKKITSSSAIYDNPNLIKPIPVKPSENQQQRIPQPNQTLDPEPQHLSLTALFRKQDKATCQGTVEAPQTLHHHQQQQQQQEKLPIRQGVVRSLSYEEPKRHSPSIEKQLCPAIQKLMVRSADLLHPLSELPENRPCENGSAHSVGEVFTGPVQPGSPHNSGISHGVQNASRTQNLFEKLQSTPGTENKCDPSTPAHASSAALNRSRAPTSVTPAAPGKGLTQPPQAYFNGSLPLHTVGRQAHGREQSTLPRQTLPISGNQTGSSGVISPQELLKKLQIVQQEQQLHASNRPALAAKFPVLTQSSGTGKPLESWINKTSSTEQQTPLFQVISPQRVPATAAPSLLMSPMVFAQPTSVPPKERESGPLPVGGQEPPAAATSLLLPIQGPEPSVITSSPLTKLQLQEALLYLIQNDDNFLNIIYEAYLFSMTQAAMKKTM; encoded by the exons TGTCCATCTATGGAATTTGGTTTTATGATAAGGAAGAATGCCAAAGAATTGCAGAGCTTATGAAAAA TCTAACTCAGTATGAACAGTTGAAAGCCCATCAGGGAACTGGAGCAGGAATTTCCCCGATGATCCTCAATTCAGGAGAGGGCAAAGAGGTAGATATTTTACGAATGCTCCTCAAGGCCAAAGACGAATACACAAAG tgtAAAACCTGTTCTGAGCCAAAAAAGATAACCAGTTCCTCTGCCATCTATGACAATCCCAATCTCATCAAACCAATTCCAGTGAAACCCAGTGAAAACCAGCAACAGCGTATACCTCAGCCCAACCAG acCTTAGACCCTGAACCCCAACACTTATCCTTGACAGCTCTATTTAGGAAACAGGACAAAGCTACTTGTCAGGGAACTGTGGAGGCTCCACAGACtctccaccaccaccagcagcagcagcagcagcaagagaagCTTCCAATTAGGCAGGGGGTTGTACGCTCCCTGTCCTATGAGGAGCCCAAAAGACACTCACCCTCTATCGAGAAGCAGCTCTGTCCAGCCATTCAGAAACTCATGGTCAGGAGCGCAGACCTCCTCCACCCATTGTCAGAGCTGCCTGAAAACCGGCCTTGTGAAAATGGCAGTGCCCATTCTGTGGGAGAAGTTTTTACAGGACCTGTCCAGCCAGGGTCTCCTCACAACAGTGGGATTTCTCATGGTGTACAAAATGCTTCGAGAACTCAGAACCTGTTCGAGAAGCTTCAGAGTACCCCAGGGACAGAAAACAAGTGTGACCCTAGTACACCAGCACATGCCAGCTCAGCTGCCCTGAACCGCAGCAGAGCTCCCACTTCTGTCACCCCTGCGGCTCCAGGAAAGGGTCTGACTCAGCCACCACAGGCCTATTTCAATGGCTCCCTTCCACTCCACACAGTAGGACGTCAGGCTCATGGAAGAGAACAGTCCACCCTCCCAAGACAAACACTCCCCATCTCTGGTAATCAGACTGGCAGTTCTGGAGTGATCTCCCCTCAAGAGTTACTGAAGAAGCTTCAGATTgtgcagcaggagcagcagctgcATGCCTCTAACCGGCCAGCCTTGGCCGCTAAGTTTCCTGTGCTCACTCAGAGCTCTGGAACAGGGAAACCCTTGGAATCCTGGATCAACAAGACATCCAGCACAGAACAGCAGACTCCTCTTTTCCAG GTCATCTCACCTCAGCGCGTCCCTGCTACAGCAGCTCCTTCTCTGCTCATGTCCCCCATGGTGTTCGCACAACCCACTTCTGTCCCGCCAAAGGAAAGGGAGAGTGGCCCCTTGCCTGTGGGAGGCCAGGAGCCACCTGCTGCCGCCACCAGCCTCCTCCTGCCCATACAGGGCCCGGAGCCCTCCGTGATCACCAGCAGCCCACTCACCAAGCTCCAGCTCCAGGAGGCACTGCTGTACCTCATTCAG AACGATGACAACTTCTTAAATATAATCTATGAAGCCTATCTCTTCAGCATGACTCAAGCAGCCATGAAAAAGACTATGTGA